The Legionella jordanis genomic sequence ACCCTCTGCAAGTCTTCTTGGTGCCTTGCAGGAAAATTAGAAGGGTTCTTTTTAGATTGATGGTGCAGGTAGTTAATCAATGCATCCAGAAAATGGCCGGGGGTATAAGATTTTTTTTCAAAAATAGAAGGTGGCAGGAGATTGTGAGACAGATAATTATTATTGAGTCGCTCAAGGAAAGACTCCAGGTTATCTGCTAACTGATCGAAATCAATGACGTCTGAAATCTTGGGTTGATGTTGTAATGAGCAATAATATAACTCTTCCTCTGAAGGTGCCAAGTATGCAGCTAAATACTCCGGTAAATTGCTTTCAAAATGAATGACTTCGAAGTTAAGCAAAACCTTTAGTTCTAAAATTTTCTTTAAAATACTGCCCACTGTTTCTTTTCGAATTAAAGAGTTGTCATTCCCTTCATGAGCAAAAGAGATGTCGGTGAGCAATGAGCCTAAAAAGGGCAGGGCTGTGCGATGTTTATTGTATACATATCTTAAATATTTTTTATTCTTTTCTTGGCTCAGTATTTGATCAATTTCGGCAATGATTTTTTTATCTTTGGTAGGCAATTCTTCAAAATATCGAGTCATTCTGGAAATATTAATATTATTTAAAACACTATATATCAACATTAAATGATTTAAATCGGGATAGGTTTCTTCACCTAAAGGGCACAATGCTTGAGCCAGATCCAATAAAAATTGCAGTGCATTTTGCATGTTGTCTGCAGTTTGGGACAGCAGCTTTTCTGTAAAATACGAACTTAGTTTATTAAAGTAAGCAGTAAATTGGACAATATGGGGGGAGCGTTCGTTTCGACTGTCTTTTAGCCAACTGCAATTATCAAATTCATGAATTGTAACATCCTGATAAAATTGACGGGTTAGCATGCGCAATTCATGAGCAAGGATTAACACTTCCGTTCTTCGCTCTTGTCTCGGTCGTTTAAGCGCGCAGGCTACCAATTCATCAAATGATTGGTTCGTTTGCCTTAAAGAAGGTTGATTAATTTTTTCACTAAGAAGGCAATAATTTTGATACAACAGATTGCTGTCACAGAGTGAACTTAGTTCCAGAGCTTTGTGCAACAGTTGGTTCAATTGTTCGCCTAAATTAGCAAGCCCAATTTCAGGGTCGACGTTTTTTTTGCATAACAGTCGCAAATGCGTAGCCACCAGCGGCTTAAGATGGGGCAAGTTAATTCCGGAGTAAATCAAAGCTTGAAGGGCAATAAAATTGCCCATTAATTTTTGGGAGAAATCAAAGTGGGGAAACATGACCCTTATGCAAATTAAAATTCGAGTCAAAGGATAAGCGCTTAACAATCCCAAAGTAATTTCATTTAAAGTTTTTATCTGTGACTCGCGGCTTGAGTCCAGATTCGCTTGGCAAACCGTTAAATCCCAAAGTTCAGTCATCAGTTTCAAATCAGTTGATGATTGCGGTAAACACTCTGGAAAAGCCTTGGCTTCATCCTCAGCAGTGGGCGCATGATTAATAAGTATTTGGATGAATAATTTAAGCAGGCTATAGATTTCATTCTGGCTTTTGGAATAATGTTCATCTACCAGCGGGTATAACTCATTCAGGGCGTTATGAATCACTTGTTTTGCTGCAAAGCGGGTGTCCTCATCTTGCTCGTGCTCTAGATCAAAAGAATCCGCTAAGAGGAACCGACTGCAAAACGCATTAAATTCTTTTTGTAAATGAAAATAATGCTCGGAATTCCGGTCTGTTTTGTAGGCTTCGATAACTGCTTGCCACAATGTTTGATTCTTAATGGGGGTTTGACCAATATTTTGTTCATTTTGCACAGGATGAAAGGACAAAACCGATGAGGTGGGCTCAGATAATCTCGAGGTAGAAGGGCTCGTTTCCAGAGAAGCCGAAGGAGAATAGTTGGAGCTTCTGGAGGACATTAAAGGAAACAAATATTTAAATTCTTCCCCTACATTCACGGTATTTTTCTGAGAGCGAAGATTTAAAGATTTTAGCAATGACAGATCAATGTATAAAAAGGGTCGTTTTAACTCCAGGTCATCTGCAGTAAGCATAAAAGCGGTAAACCCAGCTTCATTTTGCAAAGAGCGGTCTACCTCGCTGTCTGCCAATAAGGCTTTTATAGCCAAGAGATTTTTTGCAAGAACCGCCTCGTGCAATGCCGTATTGCCTGCTTTATTTTGCAGGTTCACCAGTTCAGGAAAAATGCCCATCAAAACACTAAGGCTTGATGAGGATTCAAGGTTATACCTGGCTGCATAATGCAATAAACTACAACCATTTCTATCCAGTTGTAGCCCCTTTCGCTGCCATTCTGGATAGTCCAAGAGCGCCTTTAATGCTTTAAATTTACCTTTTAATACCAAAAGATGAAAAACCGTTCTATCCAGCACATAAGTCTCATCGATTAATGAGGGTTTTGATTTAAACCATTTGCAAAGTTTTTTAATAATTTTTTTTTCATCATGTTTTGAAAAAACCAAGGCTTGAATCAATTCTTTGTTCATAGGTATTTCCTTAATACGAGCAAAACTGCAATGTGCGCAAATAATAAAAAGGTTGGATTTATTCAGATCCAAAAGAAGCTGATCTTAGCTTTATTTGTACAGATTTACATCATTTAAATGAGGGGGCATGGGCCTGTGCTTTTGCACCAGTCATTGCTAAAGGATTTAGTGAAATTTTTTTGTTTTGAGCAGCATGGGTATATTCCATGCTGCCAGTTAAAGTGAATTCATCAAAAGGATTAATTAAATGAAATCGAAGGAATAAAAAATGGATGCTGTCAGCTCATGCAAGAAGATGTGTTTGGCTTCCAGTGGGCTAATTGTCGTCCTAAGTCCAGTTATTGCGTCAGTAACTGTACTGGACGTTTTTAATTTTCCAGCATCGACAAACCGATAACCCAAGCCGACACCGAAATGATCGAAGGTATAATTGGCTCCAACTCCCGCATCCCATGCGAAGTTGGTGCTTGAATTGCCATCCACCAGGAGATTCACTGTTAATGGTGCGCCAAAAATCGGAATGCCAATGTTTTGTATCCCAGTAATTTTGTTATGAGCAGCCCCTATTCCTCCTTTAATATAAGGAATGAACCCTCCCCAATCGACATTTGGCTTTAGTATTAAATCAAATAAAAAAGTTTGGATAGTAATGTCGCCGCCTTCATAGCGGTCATAAATAGTATCGGTTATTGAAGGTTCTTCTGCAGCAGGAATATTCCAGTCATAACCCTTGCGATAATCATAGCTGAATTGGAAACTGACATTGGGGTTCCATTGGTAACCCAGGAAAGCCCCTCCCAAACCGGTTGAGCCAATATCGCGAGTCCAATCGGAATTTACTGGAGAGATAAATACTAAGCGGGTAGATCGTGGGTAAGTATATACTGGTTGTAGATGGGTTTGGGTTGAGATGGAATAGCCTCCTTCCAAGCCCAGATAAACCTGATGAGCGGGCATGACATTGACATCACCCATTGCACCAGCCAGTGCTAAACTGCATTGAAAATTCAGTATAGCCAGTGCAGTTTTTCTTAATGTAAGCATTTACTCTCCCTATTGTCTAATTATTCCAATCTTAAGTCCTGTAGCCTTAAGCGGAAGAATTTTCCCTTAAGAAGGATAAGGATGCAATGCAAAACTTAGAAAAGAGAATTACAAAAAGTTTAAACCTGTGACATTTCATTAAGGAGAGTTCCTTGGGAGTTGCCATAATCCCTGAAGCTGCATTTGTTTTAATCGATTATACTGGAACGGGATTGTCTTGGGGCTCTTCAGGGCTTGCTTTTAAGAACTCGCTAGGTATCCAGCCTACCAATAAGGTGCCTTTATACAAGAGGTCCAATAAGAACAAGCTTTTGCAAAGATTATCGCTTAAGTCCTCACATTCTCCACTTTGAAAAAATAATGCAATCGCCACTCCTAAATAAGAGAATGATAAAGAGGCTTGCATGCAGTGAATTATTTTTTCTTTGCCCCCTGTGTCTTTTGCAAATAAACCATAACCTGATATAAGGCCTTGCGCCAATTTTGTCGGGATAACGGCTGTGGGATTGATGTTTCCAAGGCTTTGTCCAACTATTTCAGTGACTGCATTGCTTCTCTCCGTCTTGCGGTGACAAGATGTAGAGCCTGAAGTTGAAAACCGTTTCAATCCTTGTTTGACGCGGTCAAAAAAATCCGTCATAACAGTCCTTGTAAATTCTTAATATCTATCAATTTATTATCACATTAGCAGAGAAATGCAAAGCCTAGTTAGTTAGGACTAATCACAATGAGTTAAGCGCGAAAATTTCATCAGTTTAAAATTTCTTAATAAAACTTTAAGGTTTGGCTGGCATGATTGTTGGCCAGTACTAATTGAATTAAAAAAAGACGTAGTTATGGGCACAGCCAGCAAACCATCAAATACAGAGCAACTGGATAAGAAGAGTAGTAAACAAGCCAAACATTCTTCGAAAACTACAATCTCTTTTCAAGATCAACAAGAATTAAAGTCCTATGAAGTTCTCCATAAGCTGGGTAAGGGTGCCTGGGGTAAAGTGGTTAAAGCAAAGAATGTCAAAACAGGCACACTAAAGGCGATTAAAATTCAAAAAATTGATACCAAGGCAAGCGACAGTAAAGAAATTGAAGCTTCCATTAAGAAAGAGGCTAAAGTTGGTGCCCATGCGGGTTATACCAAAGCTCTTTTTTTTGCAGACAGCAAAAAAAATCCTGATCGGAAAAAGGCTTATATGGTTAATGAATTCTATCCTGGCAAGGATTTGAAAAAACTCATTCAAAAGAAAAAATACAGTTCACAGGAATTTTTAATCATCATGCGAGGCATTTTTAGCGAAATGCAGCGTTTACATAAGCTCGGTATCATTCATGGGGACATCAAACCTGCCAACTTCATCATTAATAAAGATTTAACTGTAAGGGCAGTTGATTATGGTTTTGCAAGCCTGGACGGTGACAACGCGGAAGAAAGTTGCGGAACTCCACTTTATTCAGCCATTGAGCTCTTTACGGGGGTAGCCACTAACCCGGTTTCCGACATTTATTCTGTGGGGATTACCGTCGCTGAAGGATTAAACCAGGTAAAAAGAGAACAACTGATTGTCGATAATCAGGAAACTCAAATCGTGCGGTTGCGCCCCAATGAAAACCTGGAGAAGTCTTTAGCCCAATCATGTCCGCAGTTAAGCTCAAAGCAGGTTAAAATTTTAACTGAAATGATTCAAAAAATGACTAAACAGAGTCCCAGCCAGAGACTTAAGCCTGCCCAATTTGCTCAGATGCTGGCCACTTACGACAAAGAAATTTTACAAATTCCTGCAGTGCCACAGATCATTAAAAATGCTGCGCAATTGATAGATGATATTATTCTTATGCTTGAAGATCGGGCTCAAAAAGCCGGTCCAGCAGAACAAAAGGCAATCATGAAGTCCTTAGGGAGCGCACAGATGAGTTGTGATCCCAAAGAGCTAAAGAGCCCCAAAAATTTGTATGCCTTAAAAGACAAAATTGCCCAAGCCAGCAAAGAAGATTGTGAAAATTTTAACTTTGCGCGCGAAATTATGGGCGACTTGAGACACATAGCTAAACACCGGCTAAGCGGCAATAAATTCACCGCAAGCACAGCGACCAAAGTCGGTGATGCATTTAAAAAACTGGTCAATCGAATTTTACCGATTGAGCCCTGGTCTAACCTCAGTGTCTCTGGTTCAGTGGCAGCAGCAAGGGAGTTGGTTGAAGAGAGAGTACAAAGCAATTTTAAAATTGGATAAGAACACTTTCCACTTTTAAAGGTCACAATAATTCAACAGTGGCTATTCTAAATAGTCACTGATTGGTTGGTTGCTGTTATGCTGTGCTTTCAAAACCTCTAACGAATGTATACGCAGGCAGCCTTATGATTAATAAAGAAAAAATGGATAAATTGCTGGAGTGGATGGCCAAGCTTCACATCAGCGAAACTAATCTCGTTGAAAAATTCATTTTAGGAAGTGGAAAAGGGGGGCAGAACCTTCATAAGACCGCTTCAACCGTATATTTAAAGCATGTGCCTTCTGGTATCGAAATCAAATGCCAGGACTCGCGTAGCCGAGAAGAAAACCGGTATTTTGCAAGAAGAAGATTGTGTGAAAAATTGCAAACCCTCCTTACTGACGAAAAAACCAGAGAACAGCAACGAGCCGAAAAATTAAAACGGCAAAAGAAAAGGCGTTCAAGACGAGCCCAGCAAAAAATACTGGCAGAAAAATCAAAGCAAGGAAGAATTAAAGAACTCAGGAAAAAACCAACATCATTTGAATAATGCCAGTAGGGTGCAGCTTCCATTGGTCATCATTAATGATGCGGGATTAAGAGGGATGGCTAAATAATATTAATCTAATGATTCAAATAATTTAATTTTAATCTATATGGATTATAATTAACCAATCAGACTGTTCAATAAGGTGCGACGATGGGTGGTCAATTGCATTTAAACAATGGTAATCCCCAGCAGGATAGAGAGAATACTTGCGTGTCAGGCTATTCGAGAGGGAAAGAAAATTTTGCACTCAGCAACTTCGATGACAATAATGGCAATGGCTATGATTTTAATGACCCCGATGTAGGTAATGTGCATTTTCAGACCTCGGAGCATTATCTCCATTTTCAAAAGCTCACCCCTGAAGCCAAAGTAAAATACCGCGATAAATGGGAGAATACTCCTCGACCTTCCGACATATTAAAAGAAAATAAAAAACTTCCTCCGAGTGATCTTCGCTATTCATTTAAGGACAACAAGCCATCGGCAGAATGGGATCGCGACAAAGTCGCGGTGCAGATGCAAATTAATGCAACCAAATACGCCCAATCCTCCTCCTTTAGAGATTCCATCAATAAGTCAATTGAGTTAGGAAAAAGTTTTAATGACGGCAAGGGCGCTGCGGTTATTATTGAAGACACCAGTACAGCAGACCATGTCGAAACGAATTGGGGTACGGGGCCAGACGGTAAGGGGACCAATATACTAGGAAATACACAAACTGCATTTGCTAATATGGTTGCGAATAAGCAAATTAGCACGGCAGACCGAACGCCCTCACTCAAATCAATCACCAGTAACCCATCGAGCCAGTCTTCTTATGACCAAGCCAAAAGGCAGTTTCAAAACGGCTTTCAGAATACATTAATAAACACTCGGGCAAAGGCTGCGCAAGCCAGAGGGATTGATCCCTATTATCTAAGAACTGACACCTCAGATTTGGGCGGATCGCTGGTGAGAAGAGCAGCATTAAACGGTACGGTTCAAATGACCCCCATGACGTCATCTACAGGATTCAATCAGGCCCCCTCTAACCGAATAGATCAACTGAGTCAAAAAATGCACAGCACGAGGCAGTCCGCAAATCCAATAAGCTTTGGTGCAAACAATCCACTCACTTTCAAAACGGTTCCTGTTTCTGTTGCAACTGCCGGATTTCAAGGTTTGCGCGACGCCTTGAAGAAACAGCAAATTCCTGTCGCAGATAACGGGCACTCCCTGATTGATTATTACCTTTCCGCCTCATCCGATAATAAAAGCAAAATGGAGGCGGCACATCTTCTAACTGGTTATGCAGTCAAAAGCGTTATGGGTAATTTAGCCGTTGAAAGTAGAATGTCTGTCGTTGACAACATCGGAAAATCCACGGCAGCCATCAAACATGATGCGCATGCGTTAAAAATAGAATTTAAATCTGCAAGAGAAGCCAGTGAGTTTGCAAGGAAACTGGCTGAACAGGGAATCACCAGCCATACGTTCCCAGGGCAAATGAAAACTCCACAAGGAAAGAATAAAAATTTAATTTTTCTGACCCAAGGTGACCTGGAAAAAATAGCTGAAAAATCCAAGCTGGCGGAAAAAACCTCTGCTGGTATGGCTTATAAAACAGTGACGGAAGACTTCCAGCAAAGCAAATATGCAAAAACGCAATCCAATCAAATGAACAGATCGGTCAG encodes the following:
- a CDS encoding RasGEF domain-containing protein is translated as MNKELIQALVFSKHDEKKIIKKLCKWFKSKPSLIDETYVLDRTVFHLLVLKGKFKALKALLDYPEWQRKGLQLDRNGCSLLHYAARYNLESSSSLSVLMGIFPELVNLQNKAGNTALHEAVLAKNLLAIKALLADSEVDRSLQNEAGFTAFMLTADDLELKRPFLYIDLSLLKSLNLRSQKNTVNVGEEFKYLFPLMSSRSSNYSPSASLETSPSTSRLSEPTSSVLSFHPVQNEQNIGQTPIKNQTLWQAVIEAYKTDRNSEHYFHLQKEFNAFCSRFLLADSFDLEHEQDEDTRFAAKQVIHNALNELYPLVDEHYSKSQNEIYSLLKLFIQILINHAPTAEDEAKAFPECLPQSSTDLKLMTELWDLTVCQANLDSSRESQIKTLNEITLGLLSAYPLTRILICIRVMFPHFDFSQKLMGNFIALQALIYSGINLPHLKPLVATHLRLLCKKNVDPEIGLANLGEQLNQLLHKALELSSLCDSNLLYQNYCLLSEKINQPSLRQTNQSFDELVACALKRPRQERRTEVLILAHELRMLTRQFYQDVTIHEFDNCSWLKDSRNERSPHIVQFTAYFNKLSSYFTEKLLSQTADNMQNALQFLLDLAQALCPLGEETYPDLNHLMLIYSVLNNINISRMTRYFEELPTKDKKIIAEIDQILSQEKNKKYLRYVYNKHRTALPFLGSLLTDISFAHEGNDNSLIRKETVGSILKKILELKVLLNFEVIHFESNLPEYLAAYLAPSEEELYYCSLQHQPKISDVIDFDQLADNLESFLERLNNNYLSHNLLPPSIFEKKSYTPGHFLDALINYLHHQSKKNPSNFPARHQEDLQRVMHKIIQVNNEFYYPKNLSNKLNPIFYEFKLGQLHSEDAFTIPTDAEPSAKKETKRHRRSKSLLTANSIFKPEQTDIREGAKDLAPNNAAK
- a CDS encoding outer membrane protein; the encoded protein is MLTLRKTALAILNFQCSLALAGAMGDVNVMPAHQVYLGLEGGYSISTQTHLQPVYTYPRSTRLVFISPVNSDWTRDIGSTGLGGAFLGYQWNPNVSFQFSYDYRKGYDWNIPAAEEPSITDTIYDRYEGGDITIQTFLFDLILKPNVDWGGFIPYIKGGIGAAHNKITGIQNIGIPIFGAPLTVNLLVDGNSSTNFAWDAGVGANYTFDHFGVGLGYRFVDAGKLKTSSTVTDAITGLRTTISPLEAKHIFLHELTASIFYSFDFI
- a CDS encoding protein kinase domain-containing protein, coding for MGTASKPSNTEQLDKKSSKQAKHSSKTTISFQDQQELKSYEVLHKLGKGAWGKVVKAKNVKTGTLKAIKIQKIDTKASDSKEIEASIKKEAKVGAHAGYTKALFFADSKKNPDRKKAYMVNEFYPGKDLKKLIQKKKYSSQEFLIIMRGIFSEMQRLHKLGIIHGDIKPANFIINKDLTVRAVDYGFASLDGDNAEESCGTPLYSAIELFTGVATNPVSDIYSVGITVAEGLNQVKREQLIVDNQETQIVRLRPNENLEKSLAQSCPQLSSKQVKILTEMIQKMTKQSPSQRLKPAQFAQMLATYDKEILQIPAVPQIIKNAAQLIDDIILMLEDRAQKAGPAEQKAIMKSLGSAQMSCDPKELKSPKNLYALKDKIAQASKEDCENFNFAREIMGDLRHIAKHRLSGNKFTASTATKVGDAFKKLVNRILPIEPWSNLSVSGSVAAARELVEERVQSNFKIG
- a CDS encoding peptide chain release factor family protein, whose product is MINKEKMDKLLEWMAKLHISETNLVEKFILGSGKGGQNLHKTASTVYLKHVPSGIEIKCQDSRSREENRYFARRRLCEKLQTLLTDEKTREQQRAEKLKRQKKRRSRRAQQKILAEKSKQGRIKELRKKPTSFE
- a CDS encoding NADAR family protein yields the protein MGGQLHLNNGNPQQDRENTCVSGYSRGKENFALSNFDDNNGNGYDFNDPDVGNVHFQTSEHYLHFQKLTPEAKVKYRDKWENTPRPSDILKENKKLPPSDLRYSFKDNKPSAEWDRDKVAVQMQINATKYAQSSSFRDSINKSIELGKSFNDGKGAAVIIEDTSTADHVETNWGTGPDGKGTNILGNTQTAFANMVANKQISTADRTPSLKSITSNPSSQSSYDQAKRQFQNGFQNTLINTRAKAAQARGIDPYYLRTDTSDLGGSLVRRAALNGTVQMTPMTSSTGFNQAPSNRIDQLSQKMHSTRQSANPISFGANNPLTFKTVPVSVATAGFQGLRDALKKQQIPVADNGHSLIDYYLSASSDNKSKMEAAHLLTGYAVKSVMGNLAVESRMSVVDNIGKSTAAIKHDAHALKIEFKSAREASEFARKLAEQGITSHTFPGQMKTPQGKNKNLIFLTQGDLEKIAEKSKLAEKTSAGMAYKTVTEDFQQSKYAKTQSNQMNRSVS